The following proteins are encoded in a genomic region of ANME-2 cluster archaeon:
- a CDS encoding cation:proton antiporter, which translates to MIDISHNIELQISLLLFISLVGHLVAQRIGQSIVVGEILVGILVGPSLLGWITYTDFIASTATMGAIFLLFAVGLQTKIKDISNFTSLLVALVGVIIPWIGGYFLAVAFGYNTVSAIYVGTALTATSVAITAHVLKEMGKLDTSASKIIIGAAVVDDVLGLLALSITTEFAIHEITALSILKIAVIALIFLFFGVYLGMNYFARKLEDLYDWSQKNNMPMMTFIGAVTIAFFYSVIAEIAGLSGIVGAFIAGVSLENSNIKCYRVGASYLEAVFASIFFVSLGILVDLHAASGAVVFVLALTVVAILTKLIGGYLPSRIMGVGHTDSVIIGLGIVPRGEIAMIAALIGLNAGVIGQEIYSSILIMSLLTTIFAPIFITRIYERRTHSDV; encoded by the coding sequence ATGATTGATATTTCTCATAATATTGAACTCCAGATATCTCTTCTCTTATTTATATCGCTTGTGGGGCATCTTGTTGCACAGCGTATTGGACAGTCAATTGTTGTGGGAGAAATACTCGTAGGGATACTGGTCGGACCCAGCTTGCTTGGATGGATAACGTATACAGATTTCATTGCAAGTACGGCCACAATGGGTGCAATATTCCTGTTGTTCGCAGTAGGACTCCAGACTAAGATCAAAGATATATCCAATTTCACTTCATTACTTGTGGCCTTGGTAGGTGTGATCATACCCTGGATAGGCGGATATTTCCTTGCAGTTGCTTTTGGGTATAATACCGTCAGCGCCATATATGTGGGGACTGCACTCACTGCCACCAGTGTAGCCATCACTGCTCATGTGCTTAAAGAAATGGGTAAACTGGACACATCAGCATCAAAAATAATCATTGGGGCTGCTGTGGTCGATGATGTACTGGGTCTTCTGGCACTATCGATCACTACAGAGTTCGCAATTCACGAGATCACTGCACTATCCATTCTCAAGATTGCTGTAATTGCATTAATTTTCCTGTTCTTTGGCGTATATCTTGGAATGAATTATTTTGCAAGGAAATTGGAAGACTTGTATGATTGGTCACAAAAAAATAACATGCCGATGATGACATTCATAGGAGCGGTGACAATAGCATTTTTCTATAGTGTTATTGCAGAAATTGCAGGTTTGAGTGGTATTGTAGGAGCATTCATAGCAGGTGTTTCACTTGAAAACTCAAATATTAAGTGTTACAGGGTCGGAGCATCATACCTAGAAGCGGTTTTTGCATCAATTTTTTTTGTATCCCTGGGAATCCTGGTAGATTTGCATGCTGCATCTGGTGCTGTGGTCTTTGTCCTTGCACTAACAGTGGTAGCTATTCTTACAAAATTGATAGGTGGATATCTCCCATCCAGGATTATGGGGGTAGGTCACACTGATTCAGTAATTATAGGTCTGGGAATTGTACCCAGAGGTGAAATTGCAATGATAGCTGCATTAATAGGGCTGAATGCAGGCGTAATTGGCCAGGAAATATATTCATCTATTCTCATTATGAGCCTGCTGACGACTATATTTGCACCAATATTTATAACACGGATATATGAAAGACGTACACATTCAGATGTTTAA